Genomic DNA from Streptomyces sp. PCS3-D2:
AGGTCGTCCTTGCGGGTGCGGTCGAAGGGCAGCCCGAGGGAGTCGAGTTCGACGAAGGCGTAGAAGTTGCCGCCGTAGGCGAGGTCGTAGGTGACCGTGCCGTGGCCGGGCACGTCGGCCTTGAGGTCGAGTCCGACACTGAAGGAGGGGACGTTGGTGAGGGTGACGGCGGTGGCCGCGCCGTCCTCCACCCGCACGTCGACGCTCACCAGTCCGGCCGGGGTGTCGAGCCGGACGGTGGTGACCGGTTCGACGACGGGCACCATGCCGGTCTCGACCAGGACGGTGGCCACTCCGATGGTGGCGTGCCCGCACATGGGCAGCAGGCCCGACACCTCGATGTAGAGCACGCCGTAGTCGGCGTCGGGGCGGGTCGGGGGCTGCAGGATGGCGCCGCTCATGGCGGAGTGCCCGCGCGGCTCGTACATCAGCAGGGTCCGTACGTGGTCCATGTGCTCGATGAAGTGGAGCCGCTTCTCCGCCATGGTGGCGCCGGGGACCACTCCGACTCCCCCGGTGACGACCCGGGTCGGCATGCCCTCGGTGTGTGAGTCCACCGCGTGGTAGACGTGGCGCGTGCGCATCAGGGGTCCCCTCCTGCTGGTTAGTTCAGTCCCTCGGCGAGGGCCTTCTCGGTGGCGGCGCGGACGGCGGCCTCGGTGTCGCCGGTGAGCGGGAAGCGCGGCGGGCGGGTGGCGCCGCCGGGGCGGCCCGCCAGGTCCATGGAGAGCTTGATGGCCTGGACGAACTCGGTCTTGGAGTCCCAGCGCAGCAGGGAGTGCAGGGACTTGTAGAGCGGCAGGGCGGTCTCCAGGTCTCCGGCGACGGCGGCCCGGTAGAGGGTGGCGCAGGAGCGCGGCAGGGCGTTGGGGTAGCCGGCGATCCAGCCGACCGCGCCCGCGAGCGCGAGTTCGAGGAGGACGTCGTCGGCGCCGATGAGCAGGTCGAGGCCCGGGGCGAGTTCCGCGATCTCGTAGGCACGGCGCACGTCACCGCTGAACTCCTTGACGGCGACGATGGATC
This window encodes:
- a CDS encoding proline racemase family protein codes for the protein MRTRHVYHAVDSHTEGMPTRVVTGGVGVVPGATMAEKRLHFIEHMDHVRTLLMYEPRGHSAMSGAILQPPTRPDADYGVLYIEVSGLLPMCGHATIGVATVLVETGMVPVVEPVTTVRLDTPAGLVSVDVRVEDGAATAVTLTNVPSFSVGLDLKADVPGHGTVTYDLAYGGNFYAFVELDSLGLPFDRTRKDDLLAAGLAVMDAINAGPDRPVHPENPSIAGVKHVYLAAPGSDARRSRHAMAIHPGWFDRSPCGTGTSARMAQLHARGLLALGSDFVNESFIGTEFTGRLVADTTVGGLPAVVPTVTGRAWITGTAQYFLDPSDPFPGGFLL